TGGCTGACTGGCTATGTCCTTGTAAAACTTCTTTTGCAGTTTCTACCTGCTCCTGAGTGCAGTAGTCCTGCAAGAAAACCGTGGCCAGATTGCTGAGGCGAGGGTTCTGTGTGAGTGAGAACCGCAGCATGCACTGCACTACTGTGCTGTCTGTGGTTTGGAAGCGTGATGATGCTGTGGTAAGGTTCATTAATGTTGTGATGGCAGACAAAACTGTCTCATCTCTGTGACTCGACAAGCATCCTGTGACTAGAGGAATTCCACCACTTTGCAAAATCTGATCACGACACTCTCGGTCCATGCTGAGGTTACACAGGCCACCTAAagagacaaacagaaaaattaaaaataattaaaatttaaatgactgTACGGACTGATtcatctaaaataataaaaatgttcaatAAGTGCTTGTATCTATTTTACAGAATTTGTccatttcaaaacaaaatgtcagTCACCAATTCCAAACTCTATAAAGTTCTCGTTTTCTTCTGTCAGCATGTCCAAGAAGAGCTCTGTGACCTGAAGCATCCGCAGAGCTTCCATGTTGTGTGGATCGTAGGCAAAGTTGGCGAGGTTGGCCAGAATTTGCTCTTTAGCCTCTGGGCAAGATGAATGAAAGAGCTTGAGTTGTAAACgtaaaaatatttacaccaACAAAACAgacatgtgtttgtgtaaatgcCTTTTATGAGCTTAATACCTTCACTGTCAGTGTCCTGAAATTCCGTCACAAGCCCTTGCAAGTATTCCAGCCTCTCTGATGCACAGTATCGATCCATTCCTGTAGAACATCAATTCAATTTAGAaggtttttaattataaaaaggaATTTGATAAATTtgaattagaaaaaaatgattatgaaaAGCAATAATAAAGATTACTTAAATGTTTTCCAGCTAGATTTTAGATTACATGTATGCTTTGGAATCAGAATGTATGGCAATCTACATATTAAACAAAAGGTGCACAAAGGTTCAGTCTTGGTTTTTAGTTCCCCATGAGGATTTTgtgctacagtgtgtgtgtgtgtgtgtgtctgcgcaaGATAAGGTACTCTTatctaaattatatatatattttttaactgtgcccaaaaaatatttaatctaacTCTAAAAACGACTAAAATTGTAGGAAAGTCGAGTGAAACAGTGTTGTCAACAAATTTAACATCAAAATTTGTTTATACCGAATTCCTGATTCTCTCCTAACGCAAAAGTATATCATACTGCGCGTGCGCACTAAGTCGTACAAACAAATTGCTAACCGAACATTTTTTTTCGCTGCGCACATTTTATAGTACATCCGGTCCGTCCAAAAATAATATCCCCACGATTATAAATGTTCAACAATAGTTCCGAGATATTAGCGCAATTTTCTTACAACTTGGGTAACAGCCAATGTTTAAATACACGTGTACGATTTTGTGCACTTACAAAATACTCCAAAATGtatctaaaatatattaaaatcaataacagaaataaaaaaggcattACATAAATGGTCTCCGGAAGTAACGCGTACGTGTTTTGGTACGCGTCTTGAGGTCAGAGAGAGGGTGTATGAGTTGTTTATGCAAAGTCGGATGCGCTTTTTCCAATAACTACTGGATTTAAAACTGCAAGATGACGCAGAACAATCTGTCTTTTAAAAAGCGCCTCACAAAACCGCTTCTCTTCGGGACACTACTCGCAGGACTCGCAACAGCATTCGTTAACAGGTAAGAATAATGCAGCGTTCACAAGCTCCACAGCACCCTGCAATGCTGCAATGATGAAACttatgttaaacttttgtcttatatccacattttcatttaaaatatataacatggtTTGGCTACACTTGACTTTTGAACCTGAACACTTTTAAACCTGACTTTGTCTCTGAAGGCACATGTTCTTTAAAGATGTGGAAGAGCTTCGAGCACAGGAACGAGCTCGAAATGATGCCAAGCGCATAGAAATTTTAGAAAGGAGGCAGAAACAAATAGAAGAACTGACGGAGAAGAAAACTACAGGAGACAAATGAAACAAGAACTCTTTCATGCAAAGAAAAATATCTGTTCACATGAGCTGAATCAAAAACATCATAGTGACCACCGACACCGAAATGCTGATTGTTTTCTGTGCAAAATTGGAGCTACACAAGGAACAAGAAAGTTATTAAGAGAATTCCCCTTGCAGCTTTTTTTGTGGAAAAGAATGTATTTTTTGTACTGGTTTTGTTGAATAATAAACACTCTTGCTAATTAAGCAAGAAGAGGCTGTATGCCATGAGTGGATTAAAATTTTCGATTAAAAAAGACTGATTGTCACAAGAGCTATAATCTGTCAGTATTTGTACTTAAACCAGTGTGTGTTTTGACCAGTGAATGGCAATttgctaaaaataaacaaacaaataaattgcTATAAGCTcatattgtaaaatgtttttttttctccctgtcaCAGTGAGTCCCCTCATCATTAACATGTACCTGCCATGTGACACTATTAttactgtgtaaaaaaagatctgcttttatccatccatctgctCTTTATATCACTTAACCTGTGTAAGGCGGTgtggggcctgaagcctatctcgGAGAAACTTTGAGCACAAgttgggatacaccctggacgaggTGCCAACTTGGCACTGAAGACACGCatacccacacccacacacactcctcactaACTCACTAACTCATaaactatgagcaatttgggaatgcagaTCACCCTTAAGCgctctgtgggtttcctccagagtacctggaggaaaaccCACTAACCACAGAGAGAGCATGCAACCCATAGTATTAAGCTACTGTGCCACCCATTTGTCTTCATATGAAAGTAAATCAAATGcattataaaactatttttttctgaaaatctTGACATTTCATTAACATTTGCCTTATAAAACTGAAATTGTCTTTCAGGCATGTTAAAAATTTTCCTGCTGTcacatattgttttattgttttgcagCTATGCCACACCTGCAACGCACTAGGGTAAATCAGTAATGTAACCTTGATAAGTTTAGCTCAATACATGTAACAGAGCACATAAAGACAAACTAAGAACATCAGAACATCATTGGAACAATCAAAGTGGAATAGCTTTACTACAAACAGActttagtttataaaaaaatacatcaatttatttgtaagatAATTTTAACTACCCATAGCAGTTACTGTTAGGAATtccagctctttttttttattgagccAGTGATTGCTGTCCTTTACGCAACTATGGCTAAAATGTGGTAccttctaaaaaacaaaacattgcaaTATATTGTGttcataatgttttatttatattgaccTATTCTGCAAACATGCATTGATGAATACACAAAGGATTGTTGCGTTAATGTCATGGTGCAtactgtgttttaataaaaagatgttgaaaagtgacttaaatgatttaaagtgattccaacagtccaaagacctgtatagtaggctaattggcattcccaaatttgcCCGaagtttgtgaatgagtgtaccctgtgatggattggtacttatggaaaaaggaataaagagattaacaataatttaataaatctaaTCCGTGTGTTCACTTAAGAAGGTGTTTCAAAGGTACAAAAGCTAAcaatctatttatatatttatatctttttaaatgaaaaaccttgcacaaaaatattattacaattaaaagTTTGactcttattttcttatttcagtTAATTATCAGTCTTATTTTAggtatgaaatatttaaataggcTCAAATTCTCAGGCATGTTATTATGAACAGAAAAGCAGCTCCATAAAACCTAAAGCATGAAATGCTGAGACATTTTTACAGTCCTGGGAAGGCTATAAAAAGATGTTTGTAAGTGTTTATAGAAAtgataaacaaaatgtttataaagcttataaacatttaaaaccattcttcagaaatggaaacaaatatAGCAAAAGGCAAAAAAGTCAAGTGGAAAgaaatttttaagtttatatCAGATTCactaatattattttgtttatattatgttttttgctATTAATATACTGTTTCACAATTTGGTTACTTTGATTTACCAATAATGAAGGAATATTTGGAAAGTTTATTTCAAAGTCATTACTCTAGTAGATTTGTAGTCTAAAAGCTGAAAAGAGTTGCAGGTTGGATGTGCATAAATGTGTGGTAATGAATTTGCTTTGGATTTGTCTGGACAGAAGtgtcagaaagaaaagaaacttaAGTAAAGATATAATAATTTAGTGATTAAGTAAAAAGCATAGAGTGCTGGGTCTTTTTACACACTTttataaaacaaagcaaaatgaTGTATGATCATGATGTAATGATGTAACTACTACCATAAAgagttttttccctcttttatagtaaataatgacgTTATTAAAGCTAACAGaagaatacatttaaatatcctACTGAATAAATTGTGTGCAATTTTAGAGCTTTAGGTTTATTCTTTATCTACTGACTGCCATCTTCATAGTGCACAACATCATAGTAGATCCCTTATATTTACTGGTAgatttttttagatcttttatgaaacatatttaaaatgcaagCTTTGAACCTGGCACAATGGGCAGGCTTTATTTATCATGTGCTGATATGGTCTCGGGTATTGTGAGGTCTTAactctttctctgttttttttttaataatcagagAAGACTTTGTCAGTACAAGATAACACTGATTAGCCACTGGGTAATGTAGCACAATCAGATTTgatcttgcaaaaaaaaaaaaaaaaaaattattttcttagaTTATTTGATGCTGACTTAAGAAGAGACATGTTAATAAATTGGACAGATGCATAAGACTCAACTATAAAATCTCAGGTGTATGTATATTACAGGGtctaaaaaaacatcagttctagtactgaataaatattaaagctGAATTCATGGCTTAAAACAGAGACAGTAAAAATTTATGGATTTGTCATTCTATTGTCTTT
The DNA window shown above is from Clarias gariepinus isolate MV-2021 ecotype Netherlands chromosome 14, CGAR_prim_01v2, whole genome shotgun sequence and carries:
- the armc7 gene encoding armadillo repeat-containing protein 7, yielding MDRYCASERLEYLQGLVTEFQDTDSEEAKEQILANLANFAYDPHNMEALRMLQVTELFLDMLTEENENFIEFGIGGLCNLSMDRECRDQILQSGGIPLVTGCLSSHRDETVLSAITTLMNLTTASSRFQTTDSTVVQCMLRFSLTQNPRLSNLATVFLQDYCTQEQVETAKEVLQGHSQSAIGIPLPKD